The Mycolicibacterium smegmatis genome has a window encoding:
- the hpf gene encoding ribosome hibernation-promoting factor, HPF/YfiA family, which produces MSSHSMDSTRTMVVEDDRESTAGTTPERPHAEVVVKGRNVEVPDHFRTYVSEKLSRLERFDKTIYLFDVELDHERNRRQRKNCQHVEITARGRGPVVRGEACADSFYAAFESAVQKLEGRLRRAKDRRKIHYGDKTPVSLAEATAKDPLAGLDVSREDGEARYNDGVAEHEPGRIVRIKDHPATPMTVDDALYEMELVGHDFFLFHDKETDRPSVVYRRHAFDYGLIRLA; this is translated from the coding sequence ATGTCAAGCCATTCGATGGATTCAACCCGCACCATGGTCGTCGAAGACGACCGCGAGAGCACTGCTGGCACCACCCCGGAACGGCCCCATGCCGAGGTCGTCGTCAAGGGTCGCAACGTCGAGGTCCCCGACCATTTCCGCACCTACGTCTCAGAGAAGCTGTCGCGCCTTGAGCGATTCGACAAGACCATCTACCTCTTCGACGTCGAACTTGACCACGAACGCAACCGCCGCCAACGCAAGAACTGTCAACACGTCGAGATCACCGCGCGCGGGCGCGGCCCTGTCGTCCGGGGCGAGGCCTGCGCCGACAGCTTCTACGCCGCTTTCGAGTCGGCGGTCCAAAAGCTCGAGGGCAGACTGCGACGCGCCAAGGACCGGCGCAAGATCCACTACGGCGACAAGACCCCCGTGTCGCTGGCCGAGGCCACCGCGAAAGACCCGCTGGCGGGCCTCGACGTGTCCAGGGAGGACGGTGAGGCGCGCTACAACGACGGCGTCGCCGAGCACGAACCCGGCCGGATCGTCCGCATCAAGGACCACCCCGCGACGCCCATGACGGTCGACGACGCGCTCTACGAGATGGAACTGGTCGGTCACGACTTCTTCCTGTTCCACGACAAGGAGACGGACAGACCCTCGGTGGTGTACCGCCGCCACGCGTTCGACTACGGGCTGATCCGCCTGGCCTGA